From Candidatus Zixiibacteriota bacterium, the proteins below share one genomic window:
- a CDS encoding GNAT family N-acetyltransferase → MTSLTNDNGIDCVSLTIHQEDNEAWAIVVSWKKGVDGLPRESAFCEAIESCIADCENNHARYLDTRVITADEGVEETLTASRAALHRDILSARGFKRREDRLEYRMDLTEALSALDAEEDKTELVWRCVGSESKSDLVQAADLLRQASEGDPASSQEDDALGFLKVLLGDQDSVQAPERLQIGMCGDDPAAVLVLKTYPSDGWSTIYYLGVLPAFRGRGFGAAAMLQAFRSLKAMGGRTYHDGTTSRNAAARALFARLGRPPFRVMEEWRLTR, encoded by the coding sequence ATGACCAGCCTTACAAATGACAACGGTATCGATTGCGTCAGTCTCACTATCCATCAGGAGGATAATGAGGCCTGGGCCATCGTCGTATCCTGGAAGAAGGGCGTCGACGGCCTTCCGAGAGAAAGTGCCTTCTGCGAGGCGATCGAATCCTGCATCGCCGACTGTGAAAACAACCACGCCCGCTACCTCGACACCCGCGTGATCACGGCCGACGAAGGGGTTGAAGAAACCCTCACGGCTTCTCGCGCCGCGCTGCATCGCGATATTCTCTCCGCCCGGGGCTTCAAGCGCCGCGAGGATCGCCTTGAATATCGCATGGACCTCACGGAAGCGCTCTCAGCGCTCGACGCGGAGGAGGACAAGACCGAGCTTGTCTGGAGGTGCGTCGGTTCGGAAAGTAAGTCCGATCTCGTGCAGGCGGCGGATCTGCTGCGCCAGGCGAGCGAGGGTGACCCCGCATCGAGTCAGGAAGACGATGCCCTGGGATTTTTGAAAGTCCTGCTTGGGGACCAGGACTCGGTCCAGGCCCCCGAGCGCCTTCAGATCGGTATGTGCGGAGACGACCCCGCTGCCGTGCTTGTGCTCAAGACTTACCCGAGCGATGGATGGTCGACTATCTACTATCTCGGGGTGCTGCCCGCTTTTCGCGGACGTGGTTTTGGCGCCGCCGCCATGCTTCAGGCGTTCCGTTCCCTGAAGGCTATGGGCGGGAGAACCTACCACGATGGAACGACGTCTCGAAACGCCGCAGCGCGCGCCCTTTTTGCACGGCTCGGCCGGCCGCCCTTCCGGGTCATGGAGGAATGGAGGTTGACGAGATAG
- the pgsW gene encoding poly-gamma-glutamate system protein codes for MPSARKTWGLLAVLAICVALVVMVDHFWTSTQPHPHASQMRAAVAKTVEWFNLIKELKSSRGIEPPASLSSPFAFMIGDDFSSITTTIGSLEAKIASTNPEFAAVIVRWLLDSGIDSNSVTGVVLSASFPSLAVSTLAAIQTVGCRAVVISSMGASTYGANQPECTWLDMEHWLQTEGDLRYRSEIVTFGAEGDCGDGLAEEGLDAMRLAAQRCGYEVWIPETLEKSVERKIALLRSNDVDLLINIGGNQASLGACSHAATIPNGYNPDYRGCNDPDRGIITRLSQQSVPFVHLLNIRDLAVRYDLDLTAERVSADDQPPYAARTVDRVPVILGIVFVWGLLWVGRTKVWNEKQG; via the coding sequence ATGCCATCCGCGCGAAAGACCTGGGGATTACTCGCCGTCCTGGCCATCTGTGTGGCTCTGGTCGTTATGGTCGATCACTTCTGGACCAGCACGCAGCCTCATCCCCACGCCTCTCAAATGCGTGCGGCAGTCGCGAAAACCGTGGAATGGTTCAATCTTATCAAAGAACTGAAGAGTTCCCGGGGGATTGAACCGCCGGCTTCCCTGAGCAGTCCCTTTGCCTTTATGATAGGCGATGATTTCTCTTCGATCACCACCACCATCGGCTCGCTTGAGGCCAAGATCGCCTCGACCAATCCGGAGTTTGCCGCCGTTATCGTGAGGTGGTTGCTCGATTCGGGCATCGATTCCAACTCCGTAACCGGGGTGGTTCTGTCCGCCTCGTTTCCAAGTCTGGCGGTTTCAACTTTGGCGGCCATCCAGACCGTGGGCTGTCGAGCGGTCGTGATCAGTTCCATGGGAGCCTCTACTTACGGTGCGAACCAGCCCGAGTGCACGTGGCTGGACATGGAGCATTGGCTGCAGACCGAGGGTGACCTGCGATACCGTTCGGAAATCGTGACCTTCGGGGCCGAAGGAGACTGCGGCGACGGACTGGCGGAGGAAGGTTTGGACGCCATGAGACTCGCCGCACAAAGATGCGGTTATGAGGTATGGATCCCGGAGACGCTGGAGAAGTCGGTCGAGCGTAAAATCGCTCTGTTGCGGTCGAATGACGTGGATTTGCTCATAAACATTGGCGGCAATCAGGCCAGTCTCGGGGCCTGTTCACATGCGGCGACGATCCCCAACGGGTACAACCCGGACTACCGGGGATGCAACGATCCCGATCGGGGGATTATCACGCGTCTGTCACAGCAGTCCGTTCCTTTCGTTCATCTGTTGAATATCAGGGACCTTGCCGTGCGCTACGATCTGGACCTGACAGCGGAGCGCGTCTCCGCGGATGATCAGCCCCCCTACGCCGCTCGCACTGTCGACCGCGTGCCGGTGATTTTGGGAATCGTTTTCGTATGGGGGTTATTGTGGGTGGGGCGTACAAAGGTGTGGAACGAAAAACAGGGATAG
- the pgsC gene encoding poly-gamma-glutamate biosynthesis protein PgsC, whose amino-acid sequence MLELFLIGLAVGFLYYEVTGISPGGVVAPAYCALYINEPGRLVATVIVALAVWLIISLLSRYLIIFGRRRLLLAILVGFLLKLAISKWLQPEMAFEFNLQSIGYIIPGLIANEMMRQKVVITLSSLGIVSVLTYLVLLVVR is encoded by the coding sequence ATGCTTGAGCTGTTTCTGATCGGTTTGGCTGTTGGATTCCTGTACTACGAGGTGACGGGCATCTCTCCGGGGGGAGTTGTCGCTCCGGCCTACTGTGCTCTCTACATCAATGAGCCTGGGCGGCTTGTCGCCACGGTCATAGTCGCACTTGCAGTCTGGTTGATCATATCGCTGCTGTCCCGCTATCTCATCATTTTCGGACGACGACGTCTGCTACTGGCAATCCTGGTCGGTTTCCTGCTGAAGCTGGCGATCAGCAAATGGCTGCAGCCGGAGATGGCCTTTGAATTCAACTTGCAGTCGATCGGCTACATCATCCCGGGGCTTATTGCCAACGAAATGATGCGGCAAAAGGTAGTAATCACGCTGAGCAGCCTCGGCATCGTGAGTGTCCTTACTTATCTGGTTCTACTCGTAGTGAGGTAG
- the pgsB gene encoding poly-gamma-glutamate synthase PgsB, which translates to MLVAGLLLSLVVVALIVEKLILQQHRESLQFRIHVGGTRGKTSVTRYIAAGFRACGISTCAKVTGTKAARIDPSGRETAVRRPGGPRLQEQLGVIRWAAGSRAKALVVECMSITPELQRMESRIIKPHLLVLTRIRDDHREHLGTSENQVAGMCECIPRESKVLTDDRDNEQIIRSVARARRSKVILVPEQTPNPIESGMDSVPEINIALALGACEAVGLDKERALAGILAEARKYSDRVVSIGLESGQAWFIDGFAVNDIESAQSFVDRWRGKLADFRNLVVMLNTRSDRPLRSDSFVDWLVGLGSLRHVILMGDHSQWSRRALARRGFPSSKITLWTVKQASDARNIVRPLLNAGDLVIGLGNTHGAGLRVTESLAEIGGPDA; encoded by the coding sequence ATGCTGGTTGCGGGTCTTCTGCTGTCATTGGTTGTTGTTGCCCTGATAGTCGAGAAGCTTATCCTGCAGCAACATCGTGAGTCACTCCAGTTCCGCATTCATGTGGGAGGCACCCGAGGTAAAACCAGCGTTACCCGATACATCGCGGCCGGATTCAGGGCCTGTGGCATTTCAACCTGCGCGAAAGTCACCGGGACAAAAGCAGCACGCATTGATCCATCAGGGCGGGAGACGGCTGTCCGACGTCCCGGGGGACCGCGTCTTCAGGAACAGCTCGGCGTGATTCGCTGGGCAGCCGGAAGCCGGGCGAAGGCGTTAGTGGTCGAATGTATGTCGATCACACCGGAGCTGCAGCGCATGGAAAGCCGCATTATCAAACCGCACCTGCTGGTACTCACCCGAATACGAGATGACCATCGCGAACATCTGGGCACGAGCGAAAACCAGGTGGCCGGTATGTGCGAGTGCATTCCCCGAGAATCGAAAGTCCTTACCGATGATAGGGACAACGAACAGATCATTCGCAGTGTCGCGAGAGCGAGGCGAAGCAAAGTCATCCTGGTTCCCGAACAGACTCCGAACCCGATAGAGAGCGGAATGGATTCCGTTCCCGAGATCAATATCGCCCTGGCCCTTGGAGCTTGTGAGGCGGTCGGTCTCGACAAAGAAAGAGCCCTGGCGGGGATTCTGGCCGAGGCGCGGAAGTACTCCGACCGCGTCGTGAGTATAGGCTTGGAGTCGGGGCAGGCCTGGTTTATCGACGGATTTGCGGTTAATGACATCGAATCGGCGCAATCGTTCGTGGACCGCTGGCGCGGCAAATTGGCCGATTTCAGAAATCTGGTGGTCATGCTCAACACGCGGTCGGACCGGCCCCTTCGATCGGACTCGTTTGTTGACTGGCTCGTGGGACTGGGAAGTCTTCGGCACGTAATCCTGATGGGGGATCATTCGCAGTGGAGCCGACGTGCCCTCGCACGGCGAGGCTTTCCTTCGAGCAAAATCACTCTCTGGACCGTCAAGCAGGCCAGCGATGCCCGGAACATCGTCCGGCCACTGCTGAATGCCGGTGATCTTGTGATTGGTCTGGGCAACACGCACGGCGCCGGGCTGCGGGTAACCGAGTCGCTCGCCGAGATCGGTGGGCCGGATGCTTGA
- a CDS encoding gamma-glutamyltransferase family protein: MNSHLFRKSRLNAVALSLMMMLTTVFPVSFGAAVSAAEVATGTQGMAATAHPLASEAAIEILRQGGNAVDAAVAAAFAIGVVEPDGSGIGGGGAMVIYMNDSQSAEYIGYYHRAPMNIDKVSYDTETDRHTAKAVLVPGTVAGLVYTQEKFGTLPLATVMEPAIRYARDGFAIDGTLATLILDNNDWLAETGAAAETFLYEGFPIMEGDVLKQEELAKTLELVAEQGRDGFYRGPVAEALVKGLQAGGSAMTLEDLSNYKVVHSKPLAGTYRGYTILSADAPQSGSTIIESLNMLENADLAALGHYSQSALALHLMAETFKRSYADRWKFMGDPEMSYVPTMGLISKGLGRERFLDIDQYQAKPRNPRLTGYGNPAKYDHAVSASDLPYTTGQDKSSRFDDGDDDGRSTYDTWGEDLFDSYGATKKKQKVKKDKKDKGGLVDSTSHDDDFDEQEYDGHTTHISVVDKDGNVVALTQTLGTFFGSGQMINGVLLNCGMANYSQSSDPNLCRPGSLPRSSIAPTVVLNQNKPFLVLGSPGASRIICTVVELIVNIIDYKMNLIQANDAPRFYCQKYEDYLHLEAGISEEVEKKLSKMGHQVRTYASKDLFFGGAQIIMVDSTSGVFYGSADSRRGGVAIGF, from the coding sequence ATGAACTCGCATCTGTTTCGCAAATCGCGACTGAATGCCGTGGCCCTCTCCCTTATGATGATGCTGACCACGGTTTTCCCGGTCAGTTTCGGCGCGGCCGTTTCGGCGGCTGAAGTCGCCACCGGTACTCAGGGAATGGCAGCCACGGCGCACCCGCTCGCATCGGAGGCTGCCATTGAGATCCTTAGACAGGGCGGCAACGCGGTTGATGCGGCGGTCGCGGCGGCCTTTGCGATTGGGGTGGTCGAGCCGGACGGTTCCGGTATCGGCGGTGGCGGCGCCATGGTGATCTACATGAACGATTCCCAATCTGCGGAGTACATCGGATACTATCATCGCGCTCCGATGAACATCGACAAGGTATCCTACGATACCGAAACGGACCGGCATACCGCGAAAGCGGTGCTCGTGCCCGGCACAGTTGCGGGACTCGTATACACACAAGAGAAGTTCGGCACCCTGCCGCTGGCAACGGTTATGGAACCGGCGATAAGATATGCCCGCGACGGTTTCGCAATCGACGGCACTCTCGCCACCCTTATCCTCGACAACAATGACTGGCTGGCCGAAACCGGCGCCGCAGCGGAGACGTTCCTCTATGAAGGCTTCCCTATCATGGAGGGGGACGTGTTGAAACAAGAGGAGTTGGCCAAGACGCTCGAGCTGGTGGCCGAGCAGGGACGAGACGGATTCTATCGCGGCCCGGTTGCCGAGGCTCTGGTTAAAGGGCTGCAGGCCGGCGGTTCGGCTATGACACTGGAGGATCTGAGCAACTACAAGGTAGTACACTCCAAACCTCTCGCAGGGACCTATCGCGGCTACACCATTCTTTCTGCTGATGCTCCTCAGTCGGGATCTACCATAATTGAGTCCTTGAACATGCTCGAGAACGCCGATCTCGCAGCTCTCGGGCACTACAGCCAATCGGCCCTGGCTCTGCATCTGATGGCAGAGACTTTCAAGCGCTCCTACGCCGATCGGTGGAAGTTCATGGGCGACCCGGAAATGTCCTACGTTCCGACGATGGGTCTCATCTCGAAAGGGTTGGGCCGTGAACGCTTCCTGGATATTGATCAGTACCAGGCCAAACCGCGCAATCCCCGTCTTACCGGTTACGGCAATCCGGCTAAGTATGACCATGCTGTCAGTGCGTCGGATCTGCCCTATACGACCGGGCAGGACAAGTCGTCGCGCTTTGACGATGGAGACGACGATGGCCGATCGACCTATGACACGTGGGGCGAAGACCTGTTTGACAGTTATGGAGCCACCAAAAAGAAACAGAAGGTGAAGAAGGACAAGAAAGATAAAGGTGGTTTGGTCGACTCCACGTCCCACGACGACGATTTTGACGAGCAGGAATATGACGGCCATACCACGCACATCTCGGTTGTCGACAAGGACGGCAACGTCGTGGCCCTGACCCAGACCCTGGGGACCTTTTTCGGATCGGGGCAGATGATAAACGGCGTGTTGCTGAACTGCGGCATGGCCAATTACTCCCAGTCTTCTGATCCAAATCTCTGTCGTCCCGGCAGTCTTCCGCGCAGTTCTATTGCACCGACTGTGGTTCTGAACCAGAACAAGCCGTTCCTGGTCCTGGGCTCACCGGGAGCCAGCCGGATTATTTGCACCGTGGTCGAACTCATTGTCAATATCATTGACTACAAGATGAACCTTATCCAGGCAAACGACGCTCCCCGGTTCTACTGCCAGAAATACGAAGATTACCTCCACCTGGAAGCGGGTATTTCAGAAGAGGTCGAGAAGAAGCTCTCCAAGATGGGACACCAGGTCAGAACGTACGCGTCGAAAGACTTGTTCTTCGGCGGTGCTCAGATTATCATGGTCGACAGTACTTCCGGTGTGTTTTACGGTTCGGCCGACTCTCGCCGTGGAGGCGTTGCTATCGGCTTTTGA
- a CDS encoding DUF6305 family protein, with translation MKKFFILAAIMTLLVPFRAALNAGEVEEAATGAVPEAAAKLEQPILISSAGQSADAKLVGMLTKRLKLNATTESMATAANLEGIKTLIIVPGYSSKGLGAAGVKPEDEAERVASLIKAAQGRNIPIVVVHVGGKARRGPQSDGFNRAAAEAACHMIVVSQGDEDHFFSDLAGEKKIPIELVEKIADTAEPLGKLF, from the coding sequence ATGAAGAAGTTTTTCATTCTTGCAGCGATAATGACCCTGCTGGTTCCCTTCCGGGCGGCGCTAAATGCTGGAGAAGTCGAAGAAGCCGCTACCGGCGCCGTCCCCGAGGCCGCCGCCAAGCTGGAACAACCGATACTCATTTCCTCGGCCGGACAGAGCGCCGATGCCAAGCTGGTTGGTATGCTGACCAAGCGCCTGAAACTGAACGCGACAACCGAGTCGATGGCGACGGCGGCCAACCTGGAAGGTATCAAAACTCTCATCATAGTTCCCGGTTACAGCTCCAAAGGTTTGGGGGCAGCGGGTGTCAAGCCGGAGGATGAAGCGGAGAGAGTGGCGAGCCTGATAAAGGCGGCGCAAGGCCGGAACATCCCGATAGTCGTAGTGCACGTGGGCGGCAAAGCTCGTCGTGGTCCGCAGTCGGACGGTTTCAATCGTGCGGCAGCCGAGGCGGCCTGCCATATGATCGTCGTCAGTCAAGGCGACGAGGATCATTTCTTCTCCGACCTGGCCGGCGAGAAGAAGATTCCGATCGAGCTAGTGGAGAAAATCGCTGATACCGCAGAGCCTCTAGGCAAACTGTTTTGA
- a CDS encoding succinylglutamate desuccinylase/aspartoacylase family protein, translating to MIPKHHITGAIVLLIFAVAGVLAAHDFISMWTPDKIYPSAALTEKRRLSDYFSDLKGTNADTDVLIFQGDRPGATVMLLGGTHPNEPAAFIAATVIAENIVVNAGRVIIVPQACASGFTCTDPFEGYPQSYTLDTKSGPRRFRFGSRVASPLDSWPDPLIYTHYPSGQRLSGFESRNLNRSYPGRPNGTFSERTAYGIMEILRQEQVDVAFDLHEAAPEIPIINAIVYHEKGEDIALAAVLDLEMLGMSYAPELSPTNFHGLSHREWGDATDVIPFLMETSNPIQGRLRGQTNAELVIEGVSPEYKEALESGALRIVYTPTGEPLKHRVGRHLQGFQALLNSYNMYHEDNPVEIEGLPSHQEIMDNGLGNYLH from the coding sequence ATGATACCGAAACACCACATCACCGGAGCGATCGTACTTCTGATCTTTGCCGTCGCGGGCGTGCTGGCAGCGCATGATTTTATATCCATGTGGACTCCCGACAAGATCTACCCTAGCGCCGCACTGACAGAGAAGCGCCGGCTGAGCGACTATTTCTCCGACCTCAAAGGCACGAATGCCGACACCGACGTTCTCATTTTCCAGGGCGACCGACCGGGAGCCACGGTGATGCTGTTGGGCGGAACGCATCCAAATGAGCCGGCCGCGTTCATTGCCGCCACGGTGATCGCCGAAAACATTGTCGTGAACGCGGGTCGCGTCATAATCGTGCCCCAGGCCTGCGCCAGCGGCTTCACCTGTACCGATCCTTTTGAGGGATACCCTCAGTCCTATACCCTGGATACCAAATCGGGTCCGCGCCGCTTCAGATTCGGATCGCGGGTGGCAAGTCCGCTGGACAGTTGGCCCGACCCGCTGATCTACACCCACTACCCCTCGGGACAACGCCTGTCAGGATTCGAGAGCCGAAACCTGAACCGATCTTATCCGGGACGCCCTAACGGCACTTTCAGCGAACGGACCGCCTACGGCATCATGGAAATCCTCCGCCAGGAACAGGTGGACGTAGCCTTCGATCTGCATGAAGCGGCCCCTGAAATACCGATCATCAATGCTATTGTATATCACGAGAAGGGTGAGGACATTGCATTGGCGGCAGTACTGGACCTCGAGATGCTGGGCATGAGCTATGCTCCGGAGTTGTCGCCGACGAATTTCCACGGCCTGAGTCACCGAGAATGGGGCGATGCCACCGACGTCATTCCGTTTCTCATGGAAACCAGCAATCCCATCCAGGGACGACTTCGTGGACAGACCAACGCCGAGTTGGTGATTGAGGGAGTCAGCCCTGAATACAAAGAAGCCCTCGAGTCGGGCGCGTTGCGGATCGTGTATACGCCGACCGGGGAGCCCCTGAAACACCGGGTGGGCAGACATCTCCAGGGTTTTCAGGCTTTACTAAATTCATACAATATGTATCACGAAGACAATCCGGTTGAAATAGAAGGTCTCCCTTCACATCAGGAAATAATGGACAACGGATTAGGAAACTACCTACACTGA
- a CDS encoding TRAP transporter large permease, which yields MISHELMVLLVMLATFAVGVFWLKIPAGFSLMLASITGALAAGEGIPVRHLVEGGFGFMEAILIIATAMVFMKVMDGSGVLGTINYQMVKTLHRWPTLLLIVITVFVMFPGMLTGLSSACILTTGALVAPGLLAMGMPRLAVGSLIAMAAVFGEVAPPICIPVMIIGGGVDMPYIGFAKPLALASFPLAITTAVYFRMRYLKRFDIQAVLPQLSAPVFRKHGIKLFIPLVFVIGYLVLEQMIPEQIPHLGVPLIFMIGAAIGFFTGEKCNWLKVSRGAIRDAMPVMSILVGVGMFLQVLTLTGVRGYLAVNALFLPESLKYAAALIMPFFGSAYAAASVIGVPLVYVFIGKNVLVITSALALLAAMGDLMPPPSLLCAYASQIVKSQNHFRILKTSAIPIVASLAVGFLIIVYASEIARLIM from the coding sequence ATGATTAGTCACGAGCTGATGGTCCTGCTGGTAATGCTGGCGACCTTTGCGGTTGGAGTATTCTGGCTCAAGATACCGGCCGGATTCTCCTTGATGCTTGCCTCGATAACGGGCGCCCTTGCGGCCGGCGAAGGCATTCCTGTTCGTCACCTTGTTGAGGGCGGCTTCGGTTTCATGGAGGCTATTCTGATCATCGCCACGGCGATGGTATTCATGAAGGTAATGGACGGCTCGGGGGTGCTGGGTACGATCAATTACCAGATGGTCAAAACCTTGCACCGCTGGCCGACTTTACTCCTGATTGTCATCACGGTGTTCGTCATGTTCCCCGGGATGTTGACGGGACTGTCCTCGGCCTGCATTTTGACAACGGGAGCGCTCGTTGCTCCCGGACTCCTGGCGATGGGCATGCCGCGGCTGGCCGTGGGTTCGTTGATCGCAATGGCGGCCGTCTTCGGAGAAGTTGCACCTCCTATCTGTATACCGGTGATGATTATTGGCGGCGGTGTGGATATGCCGTATATCGGCTTTGCCAAACCGCTGGCTCTCGCCTCGTTCCCTCTGGCCATTACCACGGCAGTATATTTCAGGATGCGATATTTGAAGCGCTTCGACATCCAGGCCGTTCTACCGCAACTGAGTGCACCGGTTTTTAGAAAGCACGGTATCAAGCTCTTCATTCCGCTGGTGTTTGTAATCGGCTATCTGGTGCTGGAGCAGATGATACCGGAGCAGATTCCTCACCTGGGTGTCCCGTTGATCTTCATGATTGGCGCGGCGATTGGTTTCTTTACGGGAGAGAAGTGTAACTGGCTCAAGGTGTCGCGCGGGGCCATACGCGATGCGATGCCGGTCATGTCGATCCTGGTCGGTGTGGGTATGTTCCTGCAGGTCCTGACCCTGACGGGCGTGAGGGGTTATCTGGCGGTCAACGCGTTGTTTCTCCCCGAGAGCCTCAAGTACGCGGCAGCGCTGATCATGCCGTTCTTCGGTTCGGCCTATGCGGCCGCATCAGTGATAGGGGTGCCCCTCGTATACGTGTTCATCGGGAAGAATGTACTCGTGATTACCTCGGCCCTGGCTCTCCTGGCGGCCATGGGCGACCTTATGCCGCCGCCGTCGCTGTTGTGCGCCTATGCCTCGCAGATAGTCAAATCCCAAAACCATTTTCGCATACTCAAGACGAGTGCCATTCCCATTGTCGCATCCCTGGCAGTGGGCTTTTTAATAATCGTCTACGCCAGTGAAATCGCCCGGCTGATTATGTGA
- a CDS encoding ATP-binding protein: MELIRAHLKAFLFAALFAIVVAILSTVAYISWHNWTEEVIRSNKALTVITAGRLGESAQPIMDSLAAAGFFDKDGYSRAEILALDKRLQVLSSSIFSDVSGLEGGFFYPCIEEFLGYAYPSSPPPQPVYGPPPRSYNIIKHQAQESVDSSRTITDLHKFDPAVFPLTTVPLVSGGKVVGAAWTRVHIEREMPAIKLRQIINIGGAVTFLGLVVSILISVSQRRRLNRLLADLEEIQTGRVLTARDQGGTIGSIARSVNSMVHALDEAHSRREKLEKSLHQQDKMAALGTLVAGVVHEVKTPLAIVKTRIQIWQQELAKLREGDGEVNPKEVITEESLQGVVHEINRLAGLANRLLIFSRPISELRQETNLAPLIERTISLVKSSPRAENVNIILNIQHVLPPVWAEPNSLEQVFLNVLTNAVEAIKDRGEISVEAIADYPEGKLVVEVRDNGVGIPESIRTRMFDPFVTSKEKGFGLGLSITYEILSAHNGSIEFSDRDGGGAVCTITLPFARKGLGLS; encoded by the coding sequence GTGGAACTGATCAGAGCACATCTAAAAGCCTTCCTGTTTGCCGCCCTGTTCGCGATTGTGGTCGCGATTCTATCCACTGTTGCCTATATCTCGTGGCACAACTGGACCGAAGAAGTCATAAGATCGAACAAGGCCCTGACCGTGATTACGGCCGGGCGACTCGGAGAGTCAGCCCAGCCCATCATGGACAGCCTTGCCGCTGCCGGGTTCTTCGACAAGGACGGCTATTCGAGAGCGGAGATCCTGGCCCTGGACAAGCGTTTGCAAGTCCTGTCATCCTCCATCTTCAGCGATGTGTCGGGGCTTGAAGGCGGATTCTTCTATCCGTGCATCGAAGAGTTCTTGGGCTATGCTTATCCGTCATCGCCCCCTCCGCAGCCGGTTTACGGCCCTCCTCCGAGATCTTACAACATCATCAAACACCAGGCGCAGGAATCGGTCGACAGCAGCCGGACCATTACCGACCTTCACAAATTCGACCCGGCCGTTTTCCCGTTAACAACTGTCCCCCTGGTGTCCGGGGGAAAGGTTGTGGGAGCTGCCTGGACCAGAGTTCATATTGAACGCGAAATGCCCGCGATCAAACTGCGGCAAATAATAAATATCGGCGGCGCCGTCACCTTCCTCGGCCTCGTGGTCTCAATCCTGATATCGGTCTCGCAAAGGAGAAGACTAAATCGGCTTCTGGCCGATCTGGAGGAGATACAGACAGGCCGGGTTCTGACCGCAAGAGACCAGGGGGGGACTATTGGATCGATCGCACGTTCGGTCAACAGCATGGTTCACGCTCTGGACGAAGCCCACTCGCGCAGAGAGAAGCTGGAGAAGTCCCTTCACCAACAGGATAAAATGGCTGCTCTGGGCACTCTCGTGGCCGGTGTCGTGCACGAAGTGAAAACCCCGCTGGCTATCGTCAAAACGAGAATCCAGATCTGGCAACAGGAATTGGCGAAACTCCGGGAGGGGGACGGTGAGGTCAATCCTAAAGAGGTGATTACCGAAGAGAGTCTCCAGGGCGTCGTCCACGAGATCAACCGTCTGGCCGGTCTCGCCAATCGACTGCTGATCTTCTCGCGACCGATTTCTGAGTTGCGACAGGAGACGAATCTCGCGCCCCTGATCGAACGTACTATCTCTCTCGTCAAATCCAGTCCGAGAGCCGAAAACGTAAATATCATCCTGAACATACAACATGTCTTGCCACCGGTGTGGGCGGAACCGAACTCGCTCGAGCAGGTCTTTTTGAACGTTCTGACCAACGCTGTGGAAGCTATCAAGGATCGCGGCGAGATCTCGGTCGAGGCGATTGCCGACTACCCGGAGGGAAAATTGGTAGTCGAGGTCCGAGACAACGGCGTTGGAATCCCCGAGTCCATCAGGACCAGGATGTTCGATCCGTTTGTTACGTCAAAAGAGAAAGGATTCGGCCTGGGGCTTTCCATTACCTACGAAATCCTTTCAGCTCATAACGGTAGTATCGAGTTCTCCGACAGGGATGGAGGTGGTGCCGTGTGCACCATAACACTGCCTTTCGCCAGAAAGGGTTTAGGATTGTCATGA